One Candidatus Eisenbacteria bacterium DNA window includes the following coding sequences:
- the rdgB gene encoding RdgB/HAM1 family non-canonical purine NTP pyrophosphatase: MKLYVASHNSDKVREIKDILQGLDIEIFSAADVEGSFAPEETGKSLEENALLKARALFKLVGEPVLADDTGLEVDALNGRPGIRSSRYAGENASYDENVKRLLEELEDIEEIHRSARFRTVAVLIMGAGIEITTEGRCDGTILRERRGEGGFGYDPVFLIPEIGKTFSEMELAEKSALSHRGRAFAGIRDLLTKFLSGEMETS; the protein is encoded by the coding sequence GTGAAACTTTATGTCGCCAGCCACAATAGCGACAAGGTGCGTGAAATCAAAGATATCCTGCAGGGGTTGGATATAGAGATCTTCTCCGCGGCCGATGTTGAGGGATCCTTCGCGCCGGAAGAAACGGGGAAGAGCCTGGAGGAAAACGCCCTCTTAAAGGCCCGCGCTCTTTTTAAATTGGTGGGGGAGCCCGTGCTGGCCGATGACACCGGTCTCGAAGTCGATGCTCTGAACGGAAGACCCGGCATTCGAAGCAGCCGCTATGCGGGTGAGAACGCCTCTTACGATGAGAATGTGAAAAGGCTCCTCGAAGAGCTGGAGGATATCGAAGAGATCCATCGTTCGGCCCGATTCAGGACGGTCGCGGTGCTGATCATGGGGGCCGGTATTGAGATTACGACCGAGGGTCGTTGTGATGGGACCATATTGAGGGAGAGAAGGGGTGAAGGCGGCTTCGGTTACGATCCCGTCTTTCTGATCCCTGAAATCGGGAAGACCTTTTCTGAGATGGAATTGGCCGAGAAAAGCGCCCTCAGCCACCGCGGGCGCGCCTTTGCAGGCATCCGGGATCTGCTCACAAAATTCTTATCGGGTGAGATGGAAACATCCTAG
- a CDS encoding transcriptional repressor, with amino-acid sequence MPQESEELAHGFEQRCRQSGLAVTPQRRAIYATLSQRKDHPTADLIYAQVKKQHPEMSRATVYRVLETFAQLGIIRKLPHPGSAVRYDPDTRRHHHLLCLRCGEITDFNNLAFDDLKIPHPTPEGFRIMSLSVSIQGICSKCQTEEKETTPGGES; translated from the coding sequence ATGCCCCAAGAATCAGAAGAGTTAGCTCACGGCTTTGAGCAGAGGTGCCGGCAAAGTGGCTTGGCTGTGACACCGCAACGGAGGGCGATTTATGCGACCCTCTCGCAACGAAAGGACCATCCAACAGCTGATCTTATTTATGCCCAGGTGAAGAAGCAGCACCCGGAGATGTCCCGAGCCACGGTTTATCGGGTTTTGGAAACATTTGCCCAGCTTGGAATTATTCGCAAATTGCCCCACCCTGGCTCCGCCGTCCGTTATGACCCGGATACACGCCGGCACCACCACCTCCTGTGTCTTCGCTGCGGGGAAATCACCGACTTTAACAACTTGGCGTTTGACGACTTGAAAATTCCTCATCCGACACCGGAGGGATTTCGAATCATGAGTCTCTCCGTCAGTATCCAGGGTATCTGTTCGAAATGTCAAACCGAGGAAAAAGAGACCACACCCGGAGGTGAATCATGA
- the rph gene encoding ribonuclease PH, which translates to MPRSDGRSPHALRKISIETPFFRHAEGSAAIRMGNTWVACAASLETRLPFWMRGQRSGWVTAEYGLLPRSVPERAARNRVSGRNFEIQRLVGRSLRAITDLDLLGERQIIIDCDVFEADGGTRTASVTAAYVALHQVCRHLLEKGEIRKFPIKDQLAAISVGLINGEPVLDLDHAEDSAADVDFNVVMTGSGHFVEVQGTAEGRPYTRQELNKMLSLAASGIRKVLKAQARVLPWILSPEVKDGGE; encoded by the coding sequence ATGCCGCGCTCGGATGGGAGATCTCCCCATGCGCTACGAAAAATCAGTATCGAAACGCCGTTTTTCCGGCATGCCGAGGGGAGTGCCGCGATCCGGATGGGAAACACTTGGGTCGCTTGCGCCGCCAGTCTCGAAACACGCCTCCCCTTCTGGATGCGGGGTCAAAGGAGCGGATGGGTCACCGCGGAATATGGTTTATTGCCGCGGAGCGTGCCTGAAAGGGCGGCGCGCAACCGGGTCTCCGGCAGAAATTTCGAGATTCAACGCCTCGTCGGCCGCTCTCTGCGCGCCATTACCGATCTCGATCTATTAGGTGAGCGCCAGATCATCATCGATTGCGATGTGTTTGAAGCCGACGGTGGAACCCGCACCGCATCGGTCACCGCCGCCTATGTGGCGCTCCATCAGGTTTGCCGCCATCTCTTGGAAAAGGGCGAGATTCGGAAATTCCCGATTAAAGACCAACTCGCCGCGATCAGCGTCGGGCTCATCAATGGAGAGCCGGTTTTGGATCTTGATCACGCGGAAGACAGCGCCGCCGATGTTGATTTCAATGTCGTCATGACCGGTTCGGGTCATTTTGTTGAGGTGCAGGGAACAGCGGAAGGGCGGCCCTATACGCGCCAGGAATTGAACAAAATGTTGAGCCTCGCCGCTTCGGGGATTAGGAAGGTCTTGAAGGCTCAAGCCCGGGTGCTGCCATGGATTTTGTCCCCCGAAGTTAAAGATGGCGGAGAATAA